CAGTATCTCTTGCCATCCTTGGAAAGGCCGCCAGGCTCATAACCAGCTTCGATGCACGGCCGGGCGATCGCATGGCTCTGGTCTACAACTCGGATGGTGAGTGGCTTGAGGACCTGGGATTCTGGAACTCGCTTCCGGGAAGGACAGGTGCGGAGCATGTCGCTGACCTGGAACTCCTTCCCATGGCCGCGGAATCGGGCCTGGTCAGGGCCGGGAGAGACGTAAGCATGTGTGGGATAGCGGGTACGGCTCTGATGCTCCTGGAAGCATCCCGCGTGGGCGCCCGCGTGGAACTGGAGCGTATCACGATCCCGGAAGGGGTTCATCCCGGGCGGTGGCTGTTGGCGTATTTTTCCTACGGCTTTATCCTCGCGGTGGGTGATAAGCAGTGGAACGATGTCGTGGACCTGTTCGGGGCCAGGTCTCTTCAGGTCCTGCAGATCGGGACCTTCTTGTCGGGATCGCAGCTGATCCTGTCGGCCGGCGGCCGGCAAGAGGTTCTGTGGGACTGGTCTGCGAAACCGTTCCTGGGGTTCAGGTGAGGGAGTGCGCCCGACCCTCGTGGGGCGTGTCAAGCAGGTTTTTCCTGCCCAATGAGGACGCCCGGATGGTTCGCGAGGCGATAGCCGCACTCGACGATCCCCCGCTGCGCCCGGTCTTTGTCGGAGGGTCCGGGTTCCTGCCGGTGGAAGCGGCCAGGTCCCTCCCGGAGGGCGTGAGACCCGTATACGTGGACATATCCTCCTTCCAGGTGAAATTTTTCCGGCGCTTTCTGAAGGCTCTTGTCGACAGTGACACGCCGGAACAATTGAGGAACTGGTTTTCCAGGGATGTCTATCCCGTGTTGAAGGAGCATTACCGGAAGTACCGGGGCCGGTTTTACAGCCGGAACCAGGTCTTCACCGCCCTTGAAAAGCTGTTCCGGATCGATTTTTTCTTCCAGGCGGAGGCCCTTCAGGAGGCCAGGAGAATTGCCGGGTCGATGGTCGACGTCCAGCAGGACATCAGGACTTACCTGTCCGAATCCGGGCGGTGTCATGATTTCATTTGCCTGAGCAACGTACTGGACTACCTGCCGAGGGAGGAACTGGTCCCCATGTTCGGGGCCTGCCGGGCATCGGGCGCATCCGTCTACGCCCTTATGACGGAAGCCTGCCGCC
This portion of the Deltaproteobacteria bacterium genome encodes:
- a CDS encoding AIR synthase; translation: MKPTDLSELADHIRRSPQFQQKRIIAPTLGGAGFRAAAMGFVNGDDAAAIPDGDGFLLLAAEAITPSLVRRDPFLAGRSAVLANVNDIYSMGGRPVAIVDVILAEDTGTSAEIFRGVADFSMRLQVPVVGGHTTVAEGPPSVSLAILGKAARLITSFDARPGDRMALVYNSDGEWLEDLGFWNSLPGRTGAEHVADLELLPMAAESGLVRAGRDVSMCGIAGTALMLLEASRVGARVELERITIPEGVHPGRWLLAYFSYGFILAVGDKQWNDVVDLFGARSLQVLQIGTFLSGSQLILSAGGRQEVLWDWSAKPFLGFR